CACCACCATTTTTACGGTGTTGGTGCTGTCCGGTATTACATTAATGGCGACTTTGGTATTGTAATACCCGTCTTTCCTGTATTTGTTCTCAATGTAGTTTTTGGTGTTGGTAAGAAGGTTTTCGTTCACGATTTTGCCCTTATTAAGGTCGGTATCCTTTATAAGCCCTTCTATCTTGCCCTTCTTAACCCCTTTGATTTTTACATCGCTCAGTTTTGGCAGCTCATTCAGGTAAAGCTCAAGGTAAATGCTGTCCCCTACAACTTTATTCTGGTAAAAGTTAACATCGCTGAAAAGCCCGAGCCTCCACAGCTTTTTGATGGCGGCGCTTATTTCCTCGCCGGGAACGTGTATTGTCTGGCCTTTTTCAAGCCCGGTAAACGTTACAACAGTCTGTTCATTATAGCTTATCTTTCCCGATACAGTAATGTCGGCAAGTATATATTCCTTTGCCGATTCCAGGTTGCTCTCCTGGGCATTAGCCATATTGCCTGCCAATAATAAAATGCCGAAAAGTAATGTAATGCCCGTTCGGAGCATATTTGCCCTACTTAACTTGTTCGCTTGTTTTTCCAAATCTACGTTCTCTTTTTTGGTAACTGATAATTGCTTCATGAAGGTTTTTTTCCCTGAAATCGGGCCATAGCACCTCTGTAAAATAAAACTCCGCATAGGCAACCTGCCAAAGCAGGAAGTTGCTTATGCGCTGCTCCCCGCTGGTCCTTATTACAAGGTCTACATCCGGGAGGTCATGCGTATAGAGGTGTTGGCTAATAACAGCTTCACTGATATCAGCTATGTTTAATTGGTTATTTAGTGCTTTTTCGCTTATTTTCTTAACTGCCGAAACAATTTCTTCCCTTGAGCCGTAGCTAAGGGCAAGTGTAAGCGTCATGCGGGTATTGTTTTTTGTCTGCTCAGTTACATCAAGCAATTCCCTGCGGGCTCCATCCGGAAGCATATCCGTGTTGCCTATGGTATTGAGCTTTATGTTGTTCTTTTGGAGTGTAGGAAGCTCTTTTTTCAGGGAGCTCACCAACAGGTTCATCAGCAT
Above is a genomic segment from Flavobacterium album containing:
- a CDS encoding isoprenyl transferase; this translates as MDKATTLNTENLPKHLAIIMDGNGRWAKKKGMLRMFGHENGTKAVRETVECCAKLGIGYLTLYAFSTENWNRPKLEVDMLMNLLVSSLKKELPTLQKNNIKLNTIGNTDMLPDGARRELLDVTEQTKNNTRMTLTLALSYGSREEIVSAVKKISEKALNNQLNIADISEAVISQHLYTHDLPDVDLVIRTSGEQRISNFLLWQVAYAEFYFTEVLWPDFREKNLHEAIISYQKRERRFGKTSEQVK